From Carassius auratus strain Wakin chromosome 10, ASM336829v1, whole genome shotgun sequence, a single genomic window includes:
- the septin5b gene encoding septin-5 produces the protein MTSSARYKSRAVKSEDADEKEYVGFATLPNQVHRKSVKKGFDFTLMVAGESGLGKSTLVNSLFLTDLYKDRKLLNAEERISQTVEIIKHTVDIEEKGVKLKLTIIDTPGFGDAVNNTKSWKAITDHIDQQFEQYFRDESGLNRKNIQDNRVHCCLYFIPPFGHGLRPVDVEFMKALQDKVNVVPLISKADCLTPAEMRKMKDKVREEIEKFGIKVYQFPDCDSNEDEEFKQQDRELKESTPFAVIGSNTIVEVKGQRVRGRLYPWGIVEVENQSHCDFVKLRNMLIRSHMHDLKDITCDVHYENYRAQCIQQMTSKLSQDNRVESPIPIPLSTPDVETEKLIKMKDEELRRMQEMLQKMQQQMHEQDL, from the exons ATGACGAGCAGCGCGAGGTACAAGAGCAGGGCGGTGAAATCAG AAGATGCAGAT GAAAAAGAGTATGTTGGCTTTGCCACCCTCCCGAATCAGGTTCACAGGAAGTCGGTCAAAAAAGGCTTTGATTTCACACTCATGGTGGCAG GGGAGTCTGGTCTCGGAAAGTCCACCCTGGTCAACAGCTTGTTCCTCACTGATCTGTACAAGGACAGAAAACTACTCAACGCTGAAG AGCGCATCAGTCAGACCGTGGAGATCATCAAACACACGGTTGACATCGAGGAGAAGGGCGTTAAGCTGAAGCTAACTATTATAGACACACCAGGTTTTGGAGATGCTGTCAATAATACAAAGAG CTGGAAGGCCATTACTGACCACATTGACCAGCAGTTTGAACAGTATTTTCGGGATGAAAGTGGCTTGAACAGGAAGAACATCCAGGATAACCGTGTCCACTGCTGCTTGTACTTCATCCCTCCGTTTGGACATGG GCTGCGGCCCGTGGACGTGGAGTTTATGAAAGCACTGCAGGACAAGGTGAATGTGGTTCCACTCATTTCCAAGGCTGACTGTCTGACGCCAGCAGAGATGAGGAAGATGAAGGACAAG GTGAGGGAGGAGATCGAGAAGTTCGGAATCAAAGTGTACCAGTTCCCAGACTGTGATTCCAATGAGGACGAGGAGTTCAAGCAACAGGACCGAGAGCTAAAG GAGAGCACTCCATTTGCTGTGATTGGGAGCAACACGATagttgaggtcaaaggtcagcggGTGAGAGGCAGACTTTACCCATGGGGCATTGTGGAAG tggAGAATCAGTCCCATTGTGATTTTGTCAAGCTGAGGAACATGTTGATTCGCTCACACATGCACGACCTGAAAGACATCACGTGTGACGTGCATTATGAAAACTACAGGGCACAGTGCATACAGCAAATGACAAG CAAACTTAGCCAGGATAATCGTGTGGAGAGCCCCATCCCAATACCACTTTCCACCCCGGACGTAGAGACAGAAAAGCTGATAAAGATGAAGGATGAAGAG TTGCGGAGGATGCAGGAGATGCTTCAAAAAATGCAGCAGCAGATGCACGAACAGGACCTGTGA